The segment TAGGGCTGCCGAAGCGTTATGGCAACCGGCCGGAAGCACTCATCATCGGCTCTGATGGAGCAGGCATTATTGAAGCGGTCGGAGAAGGAGTCAGTGGACTCTCCGTTGGAGATGAAGTGATCATCAATCCGGCGCTCCGTTGGTATGAGAATAGTGAAGCGCCGCCAGCCGAGTTTGACATTCTGGGGATGCCTGATCACGGAACATTTGCTGAAAAGGTAGCGTTGTCTGCGGAACAAGTTGAGAAAAAGCCTGGGTATTTATCGTGGGAAGAAGCCGGTTCTTTGGCGCTGGCAGGCTTGACAGGATACCGGGCGTTGTTTACAAAAGGCGCAGTGAAAAAAGGGGAGACGCTTTTTATTCCCGGTGCCGGCAGCGGTGTCGCAACGTATTTGATTCAATTTGCTAAAAATGAAGGTGCTCGGGTAATTGTCACGTCAAGAAGCGATGAAAAAAGAAAACACGCACTTGAAATCGGGGCGGATCGTGCCATTGCGACAGACAGCGACTGGAAGCAGGAACTGGCGGATGAAACCATCGATCTCGTGATTGACAGTGTCGGTGCAGCAACATTCAACCGGTCGTTGGATGTCTTGAAAAAAGGCGGCCGCATTGTCATTTTTGGTGCTACAACGGATGACAACGTCGATTTTAATCTTCGCAGTTTCTTTTACGGGCAATACCAATTGTTCGGTTCAACAATGGGCAGCCGCGAAGAACTGCGCGACATGCTGGCGCATATGGAAAAACACAATACGCATCCAGTGATCGACCAGGTTTTTGATCTGGAAAATGCGCAGGAGGCGTTTGACCATTTGAGCCGTGGAAAACAATTCGGCAAAGTTGTTTTGCACATTAAATAATGTTCAACTTTTGAAACTTTTCAGCCAGTCAGCCGTAAGTATATTATTAGAAAAAGACTGGAGATGAATGTAATGGAGAATACCGGTTTGAAAGTACTTGTCCATGCCAGTGCGTTCTTTGCCCCATTTTTGGTGCCGTTTATTGTGTTTCTCATTACCGAAGACCGTGAAGTGAAAAAGTTGGCAATCCAAGCTTTGCTGTTTCAAGTTGTGATGAGTGTCTTG is part of the Planococcus shenhongbingii genome and harbors:
- a CDS encoding zinc-binding dehydrogenase, with amino-acid sequence MKAFVIESGELKVKDMKEPELKAGEVVVGLKTAGINRRDLGLPKRYGNRPEALIIGSDGAGIIEAVGEGVSGLSVGDEVIINPALRWYENSEAPPAEFDILGMPDHGTFAEKVALSAEQVEKKPGYLSWEEAGSLALAGLTGYRALFTKGAVKKGETLFIPGAGSGVATYLIQFAKNEGARVIVTSRSDEKRKHALEIGADRAIATDSDWKQELADETIDLVIDSVGAATFNRSLDVLKKGGRIVIFGATTDDNVDFNLRSFFYGQYQLFGSTMGSREELRDMLAHMEKHNTHPVIDQVFDLENAQEAFDHLSRGKQFGKVVLHIK
- a CDS encoding DUF4870 domain-containing protein, with translation MENTGLKVLVHASAFFAPFLVPFIVFLITEDREVKKLAIQALLFQVVMSVLLFISFLLMFVVIGIPMLIIFGLMTVIVPIMGIVRALNNDKFDYPIVGSWYQ